The proteins below are encoded in one region of Pseudomonas entomophila L48:
- a CDS encoding AraC family transcriptional regulator: MSSSSSEIWHDPALPHVESRRACHSRACYKAHSHPTFSIGAVDAGCSRFTGAGVGEVRLTPGTLVLVPAQRVHACNPEPGQAWSYQMLHLDADWLRGLRLESGVAAGEPGAPARISVSRGLYRQFCALNALLFSPAAPIEKDAALVTFIGDHDFSGHPALRPAPPLPPSILQELVARVDDDDLATLNLDRLAQQAQLGRYQLIRAFAAATGMTPHAYLLNARVSKARQLLRQGHGLAEVAYKLGFADQSHFQRVFKAHAGVTPGAYRRAHL; this comes from the coding sequence ATGTCTTCTTCAAGCAGTGAAATCTGGCACGACCCGGCCCTGCCCCATGTCGAGAGCCGGCGCGCCTGCCACAGCCGCGCCTGCTACAAGGCCCACAGCCATCCGACCTTTTCCATCGGCGCGGTGGATGCTGGTTGCAGCCGCTTTACCGGCGCCGGAGTAGGTGAAGTGCGCCTTACGCCCGGCACCCTGGTGCTGGTCCCGGCGCAGCGGGTGCATGCCTGTAACCCAGAACCTGGCCAGGCCTGGAGCTACCAGATGCTGCACCTGGACGCCGACTGGCTGCGCGGCTTGCGCCTGGAGTCCGGGGTCGCCGCTGGCGAGCCTGGGGCGCCGGCGCGGATCAGTGTTTCACGGGGGCTTTATCGGCAGTTCTGCGCGCTCAATGCACTGCTGTTTTCACCCGCCGCGCCAATCGAGAAGGACGCGGCGTTGGTGACGTTCATCGGCGACCACGATTTCTCCGGGCATCCTGCGTTACGACCAGCCCCGCCGCTACCGCCCTCGATCCTGCAGGAGCTGGTCGCGCGTGTCGATGACGACGACCTGGCGACATTGAACCTTGACCGCCTGGCGCAACAGGCGCAGTTGGGGCGTTACCAACTGATCCGCGCGTTCGCCGCCGCCACCGGCATGACACCCCACGCGTACCTGCTCAATGCGCGGGTGAGCAAGGCGCGCCAGTTGCTGCGCCAGGGGCACGGGTTGGCGGAGGTTGCCTATAAGCTGGGGTTCGCCGACCAGAGTCACTTCCAAAGGGTGTTCAAGGCCCACGCGGGAGTGACACCCGGCGCCTACCGCCGCGCGCATCTGTAG
- a CDS encoding LysE family translocator → MEQFLLIATAHFLALLSPGPDFFLVARTSVNAGWRVASGACLGIALANGLFICMAFAGVSILHDGSVLFMALQLAGCGYLIYIGQRFLRHAGHGSLASAQSTGAGSPGGWFASLGMGFASGVLNPKNALFYASLASLVASAGAWVKFGYGLWMFSLVLAWDLLVALAIGNPRVLQRFARVLPWLERASGMMLILLAGGVLIHLAWG, encoded by the coding sequence ATGGAACAGTTCCTGCTCATCGCCACCGCCCACTTCCTCGCCCTGCTCTCCCCCGGCCCGGACTTCTTCCTGGTCGCCCGCACGTCGGTCAACGCCGGTTGGCGCGTGGCCAGCGGCGCCTGCCTGGGTATCGCCCTGGCCAATGGCCTGTTCATCTGCATGGCCTTCGCCGGAGTGTCCATCCTGCACGATGGCAGCGTGTTGTTCATGGCCCTGCAACTGGCAGGCTGCGGATACCTGATCTACATCGGGCAACGGTTCCTGAGGCATGCCGGGCATGGCAGCCTGGCCAGTGCGCAAAGCACTGGCGCGGGGTCACCCGGCGGTTGGTTTGCCAGCCTGGGCATGGGCTTCGCCTCGGGCGTTCTCAACCCGAAGAACGCGCTGTTCTATGCCAGCCTGGCAAGCCTGGTCGCCAGCGCAGGGGCCTGGGTAAAGTTCGGCTACGGGCTCTGGATGTTCAGTCTCGTCCTGGCCTGGGATCTGTTGGTCGCCCTGGCAATCGGCAACCCGCGGGTGCTGCAACGGTTTGCCCGGGTGCTGCCGTGGCTGGAGCGGGCTTCAGGGATGATGCTGATCCTGCTGGCAGGTGGCGTGCTCATTCACTTGGCATGGGGTTGA
- a CDS encoding metallophosphoesterase has protein sequence MSRYRRIAANTRGRDLAVGDIHGHFQRLQACLEDVGFDPRVDRLFSVGDLVDRGPDSEKALEWLAEPWFHAVQGNHETLAINHLYGGRVDLDMYRAAGGGWFIDLPEHEQQPFVDAFLTMPIALEVETYHGPIGLLHADSPFSDWAALKESLRNDDDPEVREICQWSRRRLREGDEHLVEGLRALVVGHTPLLRMKVLGNVWHLDTGGWGSGHFSLLDLASLTLINPMPSE, from the coding sequence ATGAGCCGTTACCGGCGGATAGCCGCCAACACCCGCGGGCGCGACTTGGCCGTGGGCGATATCCACGGGCATTTCCAGCGCTTGCAAGCCTGCCTGGAGGATGTGGGTTTCGATCCGCGAGTCGATCGCCTGTTCAGCGTGGGCGACCTGGTCGACCGTGGGCCGGACAGCGAGAAAGCCCTGGAATGGCTGGCCGAGCCCTGGTTCCATGCGGTGCAGGGCAACCACGAGACACTGGCGATCAACCACCTGTACGGCGGCCGGGTGGACCTGGACATGTACCGTGCGGCGGGGGGCGGCTGGTTTATCGACCTGCCGGAGCATGAGCAGCAGCCTTTCGTGGATGCCTTCCTGACGATGCCCATCGCGCTGGAGGTCGAAACCTATCACGGGCCGATCGGCCTGCTGCATGCGGACAGCCCGTTCAGTGATTGGGCGGCGCTCAAGGAAAGCCTGCGCAACGATGACGATCCTGAAGTGCGGGAGATCTGCCAGTGGTCGCGGCGGCGCCTGAGGGAAGGCGACGAGCATCTGGTCGAAGGCCTGCGTGCCTTGGTGGTCGGGCATACACCGTTGCTCAGGATGAAAGTGCTCGGTAACGTCTGGCACCTCGATACGGGTGGCTGGGGCAGTGGCCACTTCAGCTTGCTCGACCTCGCATCGCTGACACTGATCAACCCCATGCCAAGTGAATGA
- a CDS encoding DUF3016 domain-containing protein, with protein MRTPLACAVLMVLAFDSMAQGTPAAQVDVQFEHPENFRDASLDSAGYERGAETQVMQAITAHLQKLGQRYLQPGQQLVIDIRDIDLAGRFEPWHSQAYEVRFMRDITWPSIDLVYTLTQPGHPAVQAQEHLSDKMYLSRPGRQASGDRLFTEKAMLSDWFRQRFAQLPPS; from the coding sequence ATGCGTACCCCCCTGGCCTGTGCCGTACTGATGGTGCTGGCATTTGACAGCATGGCACAGGGCACCCCGGCCGCACAGGTCGACGTTCAATTCGAACACCCGGAGAACTTCCGCGATGCCAGCCTCGACAGCGCAGGCTACGAGCGCGGCGCCGAGACCCAGGTGATGCAGGCCATCACCGCACACCTGCAGAAACTCGGCCAGCGCTACCTGCAGCCAGGCCAACAGCTGGTCATCGACATCCGCGACATCGACCTGGCGGGGCGTTTCGAGCCCTGGCACAGCCAGGCCTACGAGGTGCGCTTCATGCGCGACATCACCTGGCCCAGCATCGACCTGGTCTATACCCTGACCCAACCCGGCCACCCCGCCGTTCAGGCGCAGGAACACCTGAGCGACAAGATGTACCTCAGCCGCCCCGGCCGCCAGGCCAGCGGTGATCGCCTGTTCACCGAGAAGGCCATGCTCAGCGATTGGTTCCGCCAGCGCTTCGCCCAGTTGCCGCCGTCCTGA
- a CDS encoding DUF2867 domain-containing protein gives MSHAAPIPTDSLIAEHAQRAGFRHCRAIELAGPHQPAMAHFLRLMAGMPGWIDALMVLRNRLVGLFGLKDLGRLTAIDPARPPGSYRPGDRVGIFTLLASTEDEVLLADCDRHLDVHIALTRRPASNGRCLVLVSTVVRTHNLLGRLYMLPVAPFHRLIAPLALARLRD, from the coding sequence ATGAGCCACGCCGCACCGATTCCGACAGACTCCCTGATCGCCGAGCACGCCCAGCGGGCAGGGTTCCGCCATTGCCGGGCGATCGAGCTGGCCGGCCCGCACCAACCCGCCATGGCCCACTTCCTGCGGCTGATGGCCGGCATGCCCGGCTGGATCGACGCGCTCATGGTGCTGCGCAATCGCCTGGTCGGGCTGTTCGGGCTCAAGGACCTGGGGCGGCTGACCGCCATTGATCCTGCTCGCCCGCCTGGCAGCTACCGGCCTGGGGACCGGGTGGGCATCTTCACGCTGTTGGCCAGCACCGAGGACGAAGTGTTGCTGGCCGATTGCGACCGCCACCTGGATGTGCACATCGCCCTCACGCGACGCCCCGCAAGCAACGGCCGGTGCCTGGTACTGGTGAGCACGGTGGTGCGCACCCATAACCTGCTGGGCCGGTTGTACATGCTGCCAGTGGCGCCGTTCCACAGGCTGATCGCACCGCTGGCGCTGGCCCGCCTGCGCGATTGA
- a CDS encoding methylated-DNA--[protein]-cysteine S-methyltransferase, which yields MSNAFTLQSSPVGTLTLVARGERLAAVLWEHERENRVRLGELHRDDHHPVLRETARQLGEYFAGTRQHFELDLDFAGTEFQRQVWAALLTIPFGETRSYSDIARQIGNPDAVRAVGAANGRNPISIIAPCHRVIGASGSLTGFAGGLPAKQFLLALEGRQSLALDF from the coding sequence ATGTCGAACGCTTTCACGCTGCAGTCTTCTCCCGTCGGCACCCTGACCCTGGTGGCCCGGGGCGAGCGCCTGGCCGCCGTGCTCTGGGAGCACGAGCGCGAAAACCGTGTGCGGCTGGGCGAGTTGCACCGCGATGATCATCACCCCGTGCTGCGCGAAACCGCCCGTCAACTGGGCGAGTACTTCGCTGGCACGCGGCAGCACTTCGAGCTGGACCTGGATTTTGCCGGCACCGAATTCCAGCGCCAGGTGTGGGCGGCGCTGCTGACCATCCCCTTCGGCGAGACCCGCAGCTACAGCGACATCGCCCGGCAGATCGGCAACCCCGACGCGGTGCGGGCGGTTGGCGCGGCCAACGGGCGCAACCCGATCTCGATCATCGCCCCGTGCCACCGGGTGATCGGCGCGTCCGGCAGCCTCACCGGCTTCGCGGGCGGGCTGCCGGCCAAGCAGTTTCTGCTGGCGCTGGAGGGGCGCCAGAGCCTGGCGCTGGATTTCTGA
- a CDS encoding DUF2388 domain-containing protein, with translation MEAARMAAWKTLVFALLATISAQGFADEKKGTYEGVMLLITILPFTPFTATTGLSEMAKDNFKPAKDDALTFIGSGGKIRGAQFEQAVRYYHAAYDPAPMTDDQLALAIVTTF, from the coding sequence ATGGAAGCAGCACGCATGGCGGCATGGAAAACCCTGGTCTTTGCCCTCCTGGCAACGATCAGCGCACAGGGTTTTGCGGATGAAAAAAAGGGCACGTATGAAGGTGTCATGTTACTGATCACCATCCTCCCTTTCACACCCTTTACCGCCACCACCGGACTTTCCGAAATGGCGAAGGACAACTTCAAGCCCGCCAAGGACGATGCACTCACCTTCATTGGCTCAGGGGGCAAGATCCGCGGGGCGCAGTTCGAGCAGGCCGTTCGTTACTATCACGCAGCCTACGACCCTGCGCCCATGACGGATGATCAGCTGGCCCTCGCGATAGTGACGACATTCTGA
- a CDS encoding beta-barrel pore-forming toxin monalysin: MTIKEELGQPQSHSIELDEVSKEAASTRAALTSNLSGRFDQYPTKKGDFAIDGYLLDYSSPKQGCWVDGITVYGDIYIGKQNWGTYTRPVFAYLQYVETISIPQNVTTTLSYQLTKGHTRSFETSVNAKYSVGANIDIVNVGSEISTGFTRSESWSTTQSFTDTTEMKGPGTFVIYQVVLVYAHNATSAGRQNANAFAYSKTQAVGSRVDLYYLSAITQRKRVIVPSSNAVTPLDWDTVQRNVLMENYNPGSNSGHFSFDWSAYNDPHRRY; encoded by the coding sequence ATGACGATCAAGGAAGAGCTGGGCCAGCCTCAAAGCCATTCGATCGAACTGGACGAGGTGAGCAAGGAGGCCGCAAGTACGCGGGCCGCGTTGACTTCCAACCTGTCTGGCCGCTTCGACCAGTACCCGACCAAGAAGGGCGACTTTGCGATCGATGGTTATTTGCTGGACTACAGCTCACCCAAGCAAGGTTGCTGGGTGGACGGTATCACTGTCTATGGCGATATCTACATCGGCAAGCAGAACTGGGGCACTTATACCCGCCCGGTGTTTGCCTACCTACAGTATGTGGAAACCATCTCCATTCCACAGAATGTGACGACCACCCTCAGCTATCAGCTGACCAAGGGGCATACCCGTTCCTTCGAGACCAGTGTCAACGCCAAGTACAGCGTTGGCGCCAACATAGATATCGTCAACGTGGGTTCGGAGATTTCCACCGGGTTTACCCGCAGCGAGTCCTGGTCCACCACGCAGTCGTTCACCGATACCACCGAGATGAAGGGGCCAGGGACGTTCGTCATTTACCAGGTCGTGCTGGTGTATGCGCACAACGCCACCTCGGCAGGGCGGCAGAATGCCAATGCCTTCGCCTACAGCAAAACCCAGGCAGTGGGCTCGCGGGTGGACTTGTACTACTTGTCGGCCATTACCCAGCGCAAGCGGGTCATCGTTCCGTCGAGCAATGCCGTCACGCCGCTGGACTGGGATACGGTGCAACGCAACGTGCTGATGGAAAACTACAACCCAGGCAGTAACAGCGGACACTTCAGCTTCGACTGGAGTGCCTACAACGATCCTCATCGCCGTTATTGA
- a CDS encoding META and DUF4377 domain-containing protein: MPATSSSVAAQPALSAYYWNLASAKDASGNPIASLDNGVERKLRLNFFDRKLNISGGCNAQFGGYSYQDGVLKVQPLASTLMACDKRLMDLDAQVGRLFKGDLRTVITTTGPEPELLLTAQDGSVLKFHGEATPETRYGSKGEIKFLEVAAKTVKCSHPLIPNYQCLQVRERRYDDAGLQLPTEGAWQPLYQSIEGYEHHDGVRTVLRVKQYAWKNPPADAPSHVYVLDLVVEQDASGKGE, translated from the coding sequence ATGCCCGCCACTTCCTCGTCTGTCGCAGCCCAGCCAGCACTCTCGGCCTACTACTGGAACCTGGCTTCCGCCAAGGATGCTTCCGGCAACCCCATCGCCAGCCTGGACAATGGCGTCGAACGCAAGCTGCGGCTGAACTTCTTCGACAGGAAACTGAACATCAGCGGCGGCTGCAACGCGCAGTTCGGGGGCTACAGCTATCAGGACGGTGTACTGAAGGTACAGCCACTCGCCTCGACCCTGATGGCGTGCGACAAGCGCTTGATGGACCTGGATGCCCAGGTCGGCCGCCTGTTCAAAGGCGACCTGCGCACGGTCATCACCACGACCGGCCCGGAGCCAGAGCTGCTGCTGACTGCCCAGGACGGTTCGGTGCTGAAGTTCCACGGCGAAGCCACCCCAGAGACCCGCTACGGCAGCAAGGGCGAGATCAAATTCCTCGAGGTGGCCGCCAAGACCGTCAAATGCAGCCACCCGCTGATCCCGAACTACCAGTGCCTGCAAGTACGCGAGCGCCGTTATGACGACGCCGGCCTGCAACTACCAACCGAGGGTGCCTGGCAACCGCTGTACCAGTCCATCGAGGGCTATGAGCACCATGATGGCGTACGTACCGTGCTGCGAGTGAAGCAGTACGCGTGGAAGAACCCGCCCGCCGACGCGCCGTCGCACGTCTATGTGCTGGACCTAGTGGTCGAGCAGGATGCTTCTGGCAAAGGCGAGTAA
- a CDS encoding ABC-F family ATPase: MISTANITMQFGSKPLFENVSVKFNNGNRYGLIGANGCGKSTFMKILGGDLEPSGGQVMLEPNTRLGKLRQDQFAYEEFTVIDTVIMGHEQLWKVKAERDRIYSLPEMTEEDGMAVAELETEFAEMDGYTAESRAGELLLGLGIPLEQHFGPMSEVAPGWKLRVLLAQALFSDPDVLLLDEPTNHLDINTIRWLETILTARNSTMIIISHDRHFLNSVCTHMADLDYGELRVFPGNYDEYMTAATQAREQLLSDNAKKKAQIAELQTFVSRFSANASKAKQATSRAKQIDKIQLAEVKPSSRVSPFIRFEQTKKLHRQAVTVEKMAKAFDDKVLFKDFSFAIEAGERVAIIGPNGIGKTTLLRTLVGEMTPDKGEVKWTDSAEVGYYAQDHAHDFEDDVTLFDWMGQWTSGEQVIRGTLGRMLFSNDEILKSVKVISGGEQGRMLFGKLILQKPNVLVMDEPTNHLDMESIEALNLALENYPGTLLFVSHDREFVSSLATRIIELTPDGVVDFSGTYDDYLRSQGVLV; the protein is encoded by the coding sequence TTGATCTCCACTGCTAACATCACCATGCAGTTCGGCTCCAAGCCGCTGTTCGAGAATGTCTCGGTCAAATTCAACAACGGCAACCGCTACGGCTTGATCGGCGCCAATGGTTGCGGCAAGTCGACCTTCATGAAGATCCTCGGCGGCGACCTGGAGCCGTCCGGCGGCCAGGTGATGCTCGAGCCGAACACCCGCCTGGGCAAGCTGCGCCAGGATCAGTTCGCCTACGAAGAATTCACCGTGATCGACACCGTGATCATGGGCCACGAGCAGCTGTGGAAGGTCAAGGCCGAGCGTGACCGCATCTACTCGCTGCCGGAAATGACCGAAGAAGACGGCATGGCCGTCGCCGAGCTGGAAACCGAATTCGCCGAGATGGACGGCTACACCGCCGAATCCCGCGCCGGCGAGCTGCTGCTGGGCCTGGGCATTCCCCTGGAACAGCACTTCGGCCCAATGAGCGAAGTGGCGCCAGGCTGGAAACTGCGCGTGCTGCTGGCCCAGGCGCTGTTCTCCGATCCGGACGTGCTGCTGCTCGACGAGCCGACCAACCACCTGGACATCAACACCATTCGCTGGCTGGAAACGATCCTCACGGCGCGTAACAGCACCATGATCATCATTTCCCACGACCGTCACTTCCTCAACAGCGTCTGCACCCACATGGCCGACCTGGACTACGGCGAGCTGCGCGTGTTCCCGGGCAACTACGACGAATACATGACCGCGGCCACCCAGGCTCGCGAGCAGCTGCTGTCGGACAACGCCAAGAAGAAAGCCCAGATCGCCGAGCTGCAGACCTTCGTCAGCCGCTTCTCGGCCAACGCCTCCAAGGCCAAGCAAGCCACCTCGCGCGCCAAGCAGATCGACAAGATCCAGCTGGCCGAGGTCAAGCCGTCGAGCCGGGTCAGCCCGTTCATCCGCTTCGAGCAGACCAAGAAACTGCACCGCCAGGCCGTCACCGTCGAGAAGATGGCCAAGGCCTTCGACGACAAGGTGCTGTTCAAGGATTTCAGCTTCGCCATCGAAGCCGGCGAGCGCGTCGCCATCATCGGCCCCAACGGCATCGGCAAGACCACTCTGCTGCGCACCCTGGTCGGTGAGATGACCCCGGACAAGGGCGAAGTGAAGTGGACCGACAGCGCCGAAGTGGGCTACTACGCCCAGGACCACGCCCACGACTTCGAGGACGACGTCACCCTGTTCGACTGGATGGGCCAGTGGACCAGCGGCGAGCAGGTGATCCGCGGCACCCTGGGGCGCATGCTGTTCTCCAACGACGAGATCCTCAAGTCGGTGAAGGTGATCTCCGGGGGTGAGCAGGGCCGCATGCTGTTCGGCAAGCTGATCCTGCAAAAGCCCAACGTGCTGGTGATGGACGAACCGACCAACCACCTGGACATGGAATCGATCGAGGCGCTGAACCTGGCGCTGGAGAACTACCCGGGCACCCTGCTGTTCGTCAGCCATGACCGTGAGTTCGTGTCGTCGCTGGCTACCCGCATCATCGAGCTGACGCCTGATGGGGTGGTGGACTTCAGCGGGACTTACGACGATTACCTGCGTAGTCAAGGTGTGTTGGTCTGA
- a CDS encoding Ig-like domain-containing protein, with translation MPRRETSRVSTLFSPLKVMVCALIKLIAELFTRETATAPSKAAETPLRLIVLSPDGNSDNDFPQDSPPFKLCHGARHRLEVRAPDGSTWVGQKLSVHWEVGRPETYGLSAIPPFKFDSTLPPEDEASYLCLSSETGANWELSAKGGVAQSGHNLLLALGSYWKAPKYKFSMDVGDFHFVVTELTWNEVVPIVDPPTSTLLTATVSSPFDDARVMSGKRVSFKLNGADYGEPVLTGEDGKACLSYTPLAGEIGADNRVTFSAFCKDDLDKTSESEPLALPAFASNAWPAQLKVELRDDEGTLIPFSVLGARLTQGGRHTLTLVPEAGSSFIGQPTKLLWPGEWGQLGIELFPSTGEPEHGRPLPEAGLGWDVRGGGESGQFNLLVAMSAVQMPFLLTGVQMSGNLADEADLEVTIEVKERPPIFHRGIGKAVRIVPKAGSPLGEMELAATLHFQELEAQFPQRQVQSTPDYGTESETVTAAGVEWVLRPRDSGDGNSGQFGLEVRMPGFRTALKLDKALALSDVLSEEAQVFIDDSDVPLDGNVLVLRRNKPLTIRLVPQAHSGLGRTPLKGCLTFESEGLSEGQVPAVPDYKDMRAMVEGVLSWTLTGGDVSGSLKLQIHVEGFSGPTVLTKVVLLSQHLIDEGDLIIERASERVAPIFQVGVRKSVRFVPKTDSPLGLAGLSATLKFNQKEAQLSETYLPATPGYGQPEPVTPNSGVTWAIVPRESRGEFGLRVEIPGFTESLDMETGYLMSRNLGDEINMYINEVYFDRVMRLKVNVLTEVLVMKPDKHPESPLGRTRLRGWVNLIEGGGGIGVLPEFGTMKFMDPGGIAWHIGSDKYPGAYTLEIWVEGFATPKVINVVTEL, from the coding sequence ATGCCCAGACGCGAAACCTCTCGAGTCTCAACGTTGTTCTCGCCCCTCAAGGTGATGGTCTGCGCACTCATCAAGCTCATCGCCGAGCTATTCACCCGGGAAACCGCCACAGCCCCCTCCAAGGCGGCCGAAACGCCATTGCGCTTGATCGTGCTTTCGCCCGACGGCAATTCGGACAACGATTTTCCCCAGGATTCACCGCCGTTCAAACTGTGTCACGGCGCCAGGCATCGTTTGGAGGTCAGGGCTCCGGATGGCAGTACATGGGTCGGTCAAAAATTGAGCGTGCACTGGGAAGTGGGGCGGCCAGAGACCTACGGCCTGAGCGCGATACCTCCCTTCAAATTTGACAGCACATTGCCGCCCGAGGACGAAGCGAGTTACCTGTGCTTGTCCAGCGAAACCGGCGCGAACTGGGAGCTGAGCGCGAAGGGAGGAGTGGCGCAGTCCGGTCACAATCTACTGCTGGCCCTGGGCAGCTACTGGAAGGCCCCCAAGTACAAATTCTCGATGGATGTGGGCGATTTCCATTTTGTAGTCACCGAGCTGACATGGAATGAGGTGGTACCGATTGTCGATCCTCCCACCTCCACGCTCCTGACGGCTACCGTGAGCAGCCCTTTTGACGATGCCCGTGTCATGTCGGGGAAACGGGTGAGTTTCAAGCTCAACGGCGCCGACTATGGAGAGCCCGTGCTGACCGGGGAGGACGGGAAGGCGTGCTTGTCATATACGCCCTTGGCTGGGGAGATAGGGGCTGATAACCGAGTGACCTTCAGCGCATTTTGCAAAGATGACTTGGATAAGACCAGCGAAAGTGAACCGCTGGCACTGCCTGCCTTTGCCAGCAATGCATGGCCAGCTCAACTGAAGGTGGAGCTTCGCGACGATGAAGGTACGCTCATCCCATTCAGCGTGTTGGGGGCGAGGTTGACCCAGGGCGGTCGTCACACGTTGACCCTGGTACCCGAGGCGGGCAGTTCTTTTATCGGCCAACCGACCAAGCTGCTGTGGCCAGGGGAGTGGGGGCAGTTGGGGATTGAACTGTTCCCCTCCACCGGTGAGCCCGAACACGGGAGGCCGTTGCCCGAGGCGGGGCTTGGCTGGGACGTTCGGGGCGGTGGTGAAAGCGGGCAGTTCAACCTGTTGGTTGCAATGTCTGCTGTGCAGATGCCTTTTCTGCTAACAGGGGTGCAGATGTCGGGCAACCTGGCAGACGAAGCGGATCTGGAGGTCACAATCGAGGTGAAAGAGAGACCTCCGATCTTCCACCGGGGCATAGGCAAGGCTGTACGCATCGTGCCGAAGGCGGGGAGCCCGCTGGGAGAGATGGAGCTTGCCGCCACGTTGCATTTTCAGGAACTCGAAGCGCAATTCCCGCAACGCCAGGTGCAGTCCACCCCAGACTATGGCACGGAGAGTGAAACGGTGACGGCGGCTGGCGTCGAGTGGGTGCTCCGCCCTCGAGATTCGGGCGATGGCAACAGCGGTCAGTTTGGCCTGGAAGTCAGGATGCCCGGTTTCCGCACCGCGCTGAAGCTGGACAAGGCGTTGGCGCTGTCCGACGTGTTGAGCGAAGAGGCGCAGGTGTTCATCGATGACAGCGATGTACCGCTGGACGGCAATGTGCTGGTTTTGCGGCGAAACAAACCGCTCACCATCAGATTGGTGCCGCAAGCGCACAGCGGGCTGGGAAGAACCCCGCTCAAGGGTTGCCTGACGTTTGAGAGTGAGGGGCTGAGTGAGGGGCAGGTACCTGCGGTGCCGGACTATAAGGACATGCGGGCAATGGTCGAGGGGGTCTTGAGTTGGACACTGACGGGGGGGGACGTCAGTGGCAGTTTGAAGCTGCAGATCCATGTCGAAGGGTTCAGCGGACCGACCGTGTTGACAAAGGTGGTGCTGCTGTCACAGCACTTGATTGACGAAGGTGATCTGATTATCGAGAGGGCAAGTGAGCGGGTTGCACCTATTTTCCAAGTCGGAGTGAGAAAGAGCGTGCGCTTCGTGCCGAAGACGGATAGCCCACTGGGCCTGGCGGGGCTTTCTGCGACGTTGAAATTCAATCAGAAGGAGGCGCAGTTGTCGGAAACGTACCTGCCCGCGACACCGGGTTATGGGCAACCAGAACCCGTGACACCGAACAGTGGCGTCACTTGGGCGATCGTGCCAAGGGAGAGTCGCGGCGAATTCGGCTTGCGCGTGGAGATACCCGGTTTCACGGAGTCATTGGATATGGAAACAGGTTACTTGATGTCACGAAACCTGGGTGACGAAATCAATATGTACATCAATGAGGTGTATTTTGATCGCGTGATGAGATTGAAGGTCAATGTATTAACCGAAGTCCTAGTGATGAAACCCGATAAGCACCCGGAAAGCCCGCTGGGAAGAACGCGGCTCCGCGGCTGGGTGAATCTCATCGAGGGCGGTGGGGGGATAGGTGTCTTGCCGGAATTCGGAACAATGAAATTCATGGATCCAGGCGGTATAGCTTGGCACATTGGCAGTGATAAATATCCGGGAGCTTATACGCTGGAAATATGGGTGGAGGGTTTTGCTACACCGAAAGTCATCAATGTGGTGACTGAATTATGA